From the Microbacterium sp. W4I4 genome, one window contains:
- the tyrS gene encoding tyrosine--tRNA ligase, with amino-acid sequence MSNTDLTTAAPALDPTFENVWDELLWRGLVHVSTDQEALRALLAGDPITYYCGFDPTAPSLHLGNLVQLLLLRRIQLAGHKPLGLVGGSTGLIGDPRPTAERTLNTRETVEEWVGRLRAQVERYLSFEGDNAARMVNNLDWTAPMSAIDFLREIGKHYRVGTMLKKDAVAARLNSDEGISYTEFSYQILQGMDFLELHRQYDCVLQTGGSDQWGNLTSGTDLIRRAEGVSAHAIGTPLITNSDGTKFGKSEGNAIWLDAEMCSPYRMYQFWLSTADGDVIERLKIFTFLTRAEIEEYAGLVESEPFRRAAQKRLALEVVATVHGLDAAAAVIAASDALFGQGDLSTLDAATLRSALEELPNATVEAGTPVADALVATGLVSSVSEARRAISQGGVTLDGERVADDTVSVQGTLPGGVSVLRRGKKTLAGVFLT; translated from the coding sequence GTGTCGAATACTGATCTGACGACCGCCGCACCGGCGCTCGACCCCACGTTCGAGAACGTGTGGGATGAGCTGCTGTGGCGCGGCCTCGTCCACGTGTCCACCGATCAGGAGGCGCTGCGCGCCCTTCTCGCCGGGGACCCGATCACGTATTACTGCGGCTTCGACCCGACCGCACCCAGCCTGCACCTCGGCAACCTCGTGCAGCTGCTGCTGCTGCGCCGGATCCAGCTCGCCGGGCACAAGCCGCTCGGGCTGGTCGGCGGCTCGACGGGACTCATCGGCGACCCCCGCCCCACCGCGGAGCGCACGCTGAACACGCGCGAGACCGTGGAGGAATGGGTCGGCCGACTGCGCGCCCAGGTGGAGCGCTACCTCAGCTTCGAGGGCGACAACGCCGCCCGGATGGTGAACAACCTCGACTGGACGGCGCCGATGTCGGCGATCGACTTCCTGCGCGAGATCGGCAAGCACTACCGTGTGGGCACGATGCTGAAGAAGGACGCCGTCGCCGCGCGCCTGAACTCGGATGAGGGCATCAGCTACACGGAGTTCAGCTACCAGATCCTGCAGGGCATGGACTTCCTGGAGCTGCACCGCCAGTACGACTGCGTGCTGCAGACCGGCGGAAGCGACCAGTGGGGCAACCTCACCAGCGGCACGGATCTGATCCGTCGCGCGGAGGGCGTCTCCGCGCATGCCATCGGCACGCCGCTGATCACCAACAGCGACGGCACCAAGTTCGGCAAGAGCGAGGGCAACGCGATCTGGCTGGATGCCGAGATGTGCAGCCCGTACCGGATGTACCAGTTCTGGCTGTCGACCGCGGACGGCGACGTGATCGAGCGGCTGAAGATCTTCACGTTCCTCACCCGCGCCGAGATCGAGGAGTACGCGGGGCTGGTGGAGTCGGAGCCGTTCCGCCGCGCCGCCCAGAAGCGCCTCGCCCTCGAGGTGGTCGCGACCGTGCACGGTCTGGACGCGGCGGCCGCGGTGATCGCGGCATCCGATGCGCTCTTCGGGCAGGGCGACCTGTCGACGCTGGATGCGGCCACCCTGCGCTCCGCGCTCGAGGAGCTGCCGAACGCGACCGTCGAGGCCGGCACGCCGGTGGCGGACGCACTCGTCGCGACCGGCCTGGTCTCGAGCGTGTCGGAGGCGCGTCGCGCCATCTCGCAGGGCGGCGTCACCCTCGACGGGGAGCGCGTGGCCGACGACACCGTGTCGGTGCAGGGGACCCTGCCCGGCGGCGTGTCCGTGCTGCGTCGCGGCAAGAAGACGCTGGCCGGCGTCTTCCTCACCTGA